One genomic region from Chloroherpetonaceae bacterium encodes:
- a CDS encoding chlorosome protein C, whose protein sequence is MTESYETLRKEFKAMALGDRMAFLAEAAILTGQSAIVGTLNLIGDVVEGVTSATENLTKSVGITGGDGQSPAAQTVNRVVITVKDAGKAAGTVMKDVAKTVDTATADVAKGVSEAAAKAVEVVNDVASAAQKAVKPTTGSATPEKGN, encoded by the coding sequence ATGACAGAATCATATGAAACACTACGGAAAGAATTCAAGGCGATGGCGCTTGGCGATCGAATGGCGTTTTTAGCAGAAGCGGCCATCTTGACGGGTCAATCAGCGATTGTCGGTACTTTAAATCTCATTGGCGATGTGGTTGAAGGCGTTACTTCAGCGACAGAAAACCTTACCAAGAGTGTCGGAATAACCGGCGGAGATGGACAAAGTCCGGCAGCACAAACGGTTAATCGTGTCGTGATTACCGTAAAAGATGCGGGTAAAGCAGCAGGCACAGTAATGAAGGATGTCGCAAAAACGGTTGATACCGCAACAGCTGATGTCGCTAAAGGAGTGAGCGAAGCTGCGGCTAAGGCTGTTGAAGTTGTCAATGATGTTGCAAGTGCGGCACAAAAAGCGGTAAAACCTACAACCGGCTCAGCGACACCTGAAAAAGGTAATTAA
- a CDS encoding TRC40/GET3/ArsA family transport-energizing ATPase yields the protein MRILTFTGKGGVGKTSIAAATALRLSELGYRTLIMSTDPAHSLSDSIDVQLSGEVKKVAENLEAIEVNPYIDLKENWELVQKYFLRMLMAQGMPADLMMDEMTILPGMEELFALMRVKRYKYSGRYDAVILDTAPTGETLRLLSLPEMLGWGMKVARNVEKFFIKPIARPLSKMSDKLSSMVPDEDVMKGVDNMFNDLEGVKAILTDEKNASVRLVMNAEKMVIKETMRALTYLNLYGFKVDMVTVNKLLNSEQDSGYLEKWKGVQKKYITEIENAFSPIPIKKVNLYDEEVIGFKALSKLARDVYQETDPAAMMYEESPIRFERKANLCEVHVKLPFADASDIQSWVSGDELFIQLGNQRKIVSLPLVLAGVEPGNASYKEKWLTIPFAIGRSVQPAVINGHYHALGAQA from the coding sequence ATGCGCATTCTTACATTTACAGGCAAAGGCGGCGTCGGAAAGACAAGTATCGCAGCAGCAACAGCGCTAAGATTGTCGGAATTGGGATATCGGACACTTATCATGTCAACCGATCCGGCTCACAGCCTTTCCGATTCGATTGATGTTCAACTAAGTGGTGAAGTAAAAAAAGTAGCCGAGAATTTAGAGGCGATCGAGGTAAATCCTTACATCGACTTGAAAGAAAATTGGGAATTGGTTCAGAAATATTTCCTCAGGATGCTGATGGCACAAGGGATGCCGGCAGATTTAATGATGGATGAAATGACCATTCTCCCGGGTATGGAAGAGCTCTTTGCACTTATGAGAGTTAAGCGATACAAGTATTCGGGAAGGTATGATGCGGTGATACTTGATACCGCGCCAACAGGAGAAACGCTTCGTTTGCTTTCTTTACCTGAGATGTTAGGATGGGGGATGAAAGTCGCGAGAAATGTCGAAAAGTTCTTTATAAAGCCAATAGCAAGGCCGCTTTCAAAAATGTCGGATAAATTATCAAGTATGGTTCCCGATGAAGATGTGATGAAAGGGGTTGATAACATGTTCAATGATTTGGAAGGTGTCAAAGCCATTTTAACCGATGAAAAGAATGCTTCCGTAAGGCTTGTTATGAATGCCGAAAAAATGGTGATTAAGGAAACAATGCGTGCCCTGACCTACCTTAATCTTTACGGATTTAAGGTTGATATGGTCACAGTAAATAAACTCTTGAATTCTGAGCAAGACAGCGGATACTTAGAAAAGTGGAAAGGGGTTCAGAAAAAATACATCACTGAAATTGAAAATGCTTTTTCACCGATTCCCATTAAAAAAGTAAATCTTTATGATGAGGAAGTCATTGGTTTCAAAGCGTTATCAAAACTTGCAAGGGATGTTTATCAGGAAACCGATCCTGCGGCAATGATGTATGAAGAATCACCGATTCGATTTGAGCGAAAAGCAAATCTTTGTGAAGTTCATGTAAAATTGCCTTTTGCAGATGCAAGTGATATTCAAAGTTGGGTTTCTGGCGATGAGCTTTTTATTCAATTGGGGAATCAAAGAAAAATTGTGTCATTACCACTCGTTTTAGCAGGAGTTGAGCCGGGAAATGCGTCGTATAAAGAAAAATGGTTGACGATTCCCTTTGCAATCGGTCGGTCAGTGCAGCCGGCGGTAATCAATGGTCATTATCATGCCCTTGGAGCTCAGGCATGA
- a CDS encoding Sir2 family NAD-dependent protein deacetylase → MSNKTILILFSGAGLSAESGIPTFRDSNGLWENHRIEDVASPEGWKRNPNLVLDFYSRRFEKLQNVKPNRAHYAIAELQEKYEVINITQNIDNLLEQAGSKTVWHLHGELTKAKCEWHYEIFGFNPHFRCTFKKEISSPDEYEKECPLCGGKLRPDVVWFGEAVDMKTGELEKLKESASIFIGVGTSAQVYPAAGLISYFSNLPQKFFIDKNPAFESLRGFEVLQGLASEMLPKLANELLDRSNLSRT, encoded by the coding sequence ATGAGCAATAAGACAATTTTAATCCTCTTCTCCGGCGCCGGGCTTTCAGCTGAAAGCGGTATTCCAACTTTCAGAGATAGCAATGGCTTGTGGGAAAATCATCGCATTGAAGATGTCGCCTCTCCTGAGGGGTGGAAACGAAACCCAAATCTCGTTCTTGATTTTTATTCAAGAAGGTTTGAAAAACTTCAAAACGTAAAACCAAACCGCGCGCATTATGCAATTGCAGAACTTCAAGAGAAGTATGAGGTCATCAATATCACTCAAAACATTGATAATCTTCTTGAACAAGCCGGGTCAAAAACGGTTTGGCATTTGCACGGTGAATTGACCAAAGCAAAATGTGAATGGCATTATGAAATTTTTGGATTTAACCCGCATTTCAGATGTACGTTCAAAAAAGAAATAAGTTCGCCGGATGAATATGAAAAAGAGTGTCCGCTTTGTGGCGGAAAACTGAGACCTGATGTCGTTTGGTTTGGTGAAGCAGTCGATATGAAAACAGGTGAGTTGGAAAAGCTAAAAGAATCGGCATCGATATTTATTGGCGTTGGGACTTCAGCACAAGTTTATCCGGCGGCTGGATTGATCAGTTACTTTTCGAACCTCCCCCAAAAATTCTTCATTGATAAAAACCCTGCATTTGAAAGCCTTCGTGGTTTTGAAGTTCTGCAAGGGCTCGCTTCAGAAATGCTTCCAAAACTTGCCAATGAGCTACTTGATCGTTCAAATTTGAGTCGTACTTGA
- a CDS encoding tetratricopeptide repeat protein has protein sequence MQAKTILIIIFIITSSSLFAQHKRANEESIDSLYRIGIEAIHKREFAKGVVVFNQLLQNDSTHYKALLMRGFAKQFLMDSSGAFHDYSLAIRSSEENFEAFVMRGLWASKMRNYSRANADFTAAISMKPDSAQLYFFRGLVKIEMQLFDSAIEDFSTAIGKAPLDDAYFQRAACYAQLGKNNEAEKDYEWLVENRGDLNAFRQRSAFLRRLGRYEESLGDIEKALQLGPSIPELLYEAGTLKLGMGLKEKGLNDLARAYRMGYGPAKELILKNYSKEFISDSLRVYYAPEIVVQSLAPEQLVALKELKQLSFSAPRIIRSDMTALRSGRANDLFNTAIYKAAKVGGISMFGCNENVLLAGGTSQSSQGQNFATDGGRGPLRNVSIQCIVILLNRKARQLNDPYIMKLAEEMSYLVDQINNQMQIAESQNNTVDDARRTSESALIEIEAKIKQMSEYLAVKNYEQ, from the coding sequence ATGCAAGCCAAAACAATCCTGATCATAATATTTATTATCACTTCGTCCTCATTATTTGCACAACATAAGAGGGCTAATGAGGAGAGTATAGATAGTCTATACCGTATTGGAATTGAGGCCATTCATAAAAGAGAATTTGCGAAAGGGGTGGTTGTTTTTAATCAGCTATTGCAAAATGATTCAACCCATTATAAAGCCCTCTTGATGAGAGGTTTTGCTAAGCAATTCTTGATGGATTCAAGTGGAGCATTTCATGATTATTCTTTGGCAATAAGATCTAGTGAAGAGAACTTTGAAGCATTTGTGATGAGAGGACTATGGGCTTCAAAAATGAGGAATTACTCAAGAGCCAATGCTGATTTTACGGCGGCTATATCAATGAAACCAGATAGTGCGCAACTTTATTTTTTTCGGGGATTGGTAAAGATTGAAATGCAACTTTTTGACTCTGCCATTGAAGATTTTTCTACAGCGATTGGAAAAGCCCCGCTTGATGATGCTTACTTTCAACGAGCCGCATGTTATGCCCAATTGGGAAAGAACAATGAAGCAGAAAAGGATTATGAATGGCTTGTTGAAAATCGAGGTGATTTGAATGCATTTAGGCAAAGAAGTGCGTTTCTAAGACGATTAGGCCGTTACGAAGAATCTTTAGGTGATATTGAAAAAGCTTTACAACTCGGTCCATCAATTCCGGAATTGCTCTATGAAGCAGGCACACTTAAATTGGGAATGGGACTTAAAGAGAAAGGGCTAAATGATTTGGCCAGAGCTTATCGAATGGGATATGGTCCAGCAAAAGAACTCATTTTAAAGAACTACTCTAAAGAATTTATCTCAGATTCTTTGCGTGTTTATTATGCACCGGAGATTGTTGTGCAATCACTTGCTCCAGAACAACTTGTTGCTCTTAAAGAATTGAAACAACTTTCATTTTCAGCTCCTAGAATTATCCGCTCCGATATGACAGCCTTGAGATCGGGAAGAGCGAATGATTTGTTTAATACAGCAATTTATAAGGCGGCAAAAGTTGGTGGTATTTCAATGTTTGGATGTAACGAAAATGTCCTTCTTGCCGGTGGAACAAGTCAATCAAGCCAAGGTCAAAATTTTGCAACCGATGGTGGAAGAGGGCCTTTAAGAAATGTGAGTATTCAATGTATTGTCATTCTTCTTAACCGGAAGGCAAGGCAATTGAATGATCCATATATAATGAAGCTTGCAGAAGAAATGTCTTATCTCGTTGATCAGATAAATAATCAAATGCAAATCGCTGAGTCGCAAAACAACACGGTTGATGATGCGCGTCGTACTTCCGAATCAGCACTCATAGAAATTGAAGCAAAGATTAAGCAAATGTCGGAGTATTTGGCTGTAAAAAATTATGAGCAATAA
- a CDS encoding DUF4397 domain-containing protein, which translates to MLKKFNFLIATSFCILLLASCSDIPTTGETPTLGSVRVLHLSANAGTVDLLFDNRVFADTIFAFFNRSVSGTVPRFTNPAVAYLGNTGYIGVETGTRNLKVFAAPGGVAARPPLTSGDTRVVAETNINVGSNKAYTVFVSDTAGTTGGIIPVVVEDAVPSFPDLNVAQGSIRFGHFSPNAPAVRILATRTSSPGITNVEVFSSTSYKQISGFTPIDSGTFRFNVVAGSDTVLTVNNQAIARRRVYTLLARGLVGGAGAAALGATIYFNN; encoded by the coding sequence ATGTTAAAAAAATTCAATTTTCTAATAGCAACGAGCTTTTGCATCCTGCTTTTAGCTTCTTGCTCCGATATCCCGACAACGGGAGAGACGCCGACCTTGGGCAGCGTTCGCGTGCTGCATCTTTCGGCAAATGCAGGAACAGTGGATTTGCTTTTTGATAATCGGGTATTTGCCGATACCATCTTCGCATTCTTTAATCGAAGTGTATCAGGTACGGTTCCTCGGTTTACGAATCCTGCGGTAGCTTATCTTGGAAATACCGGATATATTGGAGTTGAAACGGGTACAAGAAACCTAAAAGTGTTTGCAGCTCCGGGTGGTGTGGCAGCGCGTCCACCGTTAACTTCAGGAGATACACGGGTGGTAGCTGAAACCAATATCAATGTTGGTTCAAATAAGGCTTACACAGTCTTCGTTTCAGATACTGCAGGAACTACCGGTGGAATTATACCTGTGGTTGTAGAGGATGCAGTACCGAGCTTTCCTGACCTTAATGTTGCGCAAGGTAGCATTCGGTTTGGGCATTTTTCTCCAAACGCTCCGGCAGTTCGTATTCTTGCAACGCGCACGAGTAGCCCGGGAATTACCAATGTTGAAGTTTTTAGCTCAACAAGTTACAAACAAATCAGCGGGTTCACACCAATTGATTCCGGAACATTCCGTTTCAATGTTGTAGCGGGTTCAGATACCGTGCTTACTGTAAATAATCAAGCCATTGCACGGCGTAGGGTTTATACTCTTCTTGCAAGAGGTCTTGTAGGTGGTGCTGGTGCGGCTGCACTTGGAGCTACCATTTATTTCAATAATTAA
- a CDS encoding TonB-dependent receptor gives MKRLYLFKLVLLLVLTSTSVMAQGVGEITGVVSDASDKEKLIGAQISLLDTKTGTVTNAQGRFYLRRVKTGDYIVIAKYVGYKPQTKNVTVTEDKSVTVDFELVPTAVQASEVIVTGTGAATEKKKLSAPVQSINAERLNNITVQSIDQLLQGQVAGVSVGFASGLPGTGSRIQSRGVKSVAANSTPVFYVDNVRVDAGDNFGVGTGGTVSSSLAQLITGEVDRVEVALGGSAATLYGTQAGNGVTQIFTKKGTPGTPTLKIVGTLGADNPETKFVQEDVTRNLLFQTGFFQQYTANLNGGAETFTYNFSAMSRNSTGFIVRNQARDELYNLAFAARAILSDKLEAEFSTSFIRNSFDRFNQGNNIFAPLGAMETGSQFRSRNLNSNGTDNPDSLLAIWMTPDYDENVNRIITSLTFNYNPYNWFSHRLTVGLDYNKRESRFLTPIEASIAFGSTVLGSIVRSDREFFQPIVNYSGSVSLPELDELSASINFGGEAFRQEVRVITGSGQNLAAGTQTFNQAGIVTGSEGVAALFFGGGFAELRGTLLKNIFFDGGIRLDVSSAFGKEVSVIPLFRGGVATVLSDFQFYPEDIKPYVPYFKLRAALGQSGNFPAPFLRDRTYAAPSFLGSAAITFAGAGNPDVKPEIINSLEFGLDLGLWEDRLEFNATYSTTSTIDGLFSVPNDPVTGFGLIQRNIGEVLNNVWEFSLSGSIYKDSDFELKGRLNFTLVENNIPDIGQIGGRPIPEFAVGGFAFSGLFIANQRSIGAIRANRLAQEADGTYRGRFIANQFNGAQSIPTRFGSVGFDAIIMKDLTISALLEYSWGNALVNTQQVLRIANGYLDALSTVPGFVSLTQNSVTNPSSFANYGSFFVEDARWVKLRDITIRYNEPFGMSGLNLAFAIRNPFIISTSATGVDPELNWARAGGALDLGATGGANLSAARQIRFTIGYNF, from the coding sequence ATGAAAAGGTTATACCTCTTCAAACTGGTGCTATTGCTCGTGCTTACAAGCACTTCAGTAATGGCTCAAGGAGTCGGTGAAATCACCGGGGTTGTCTCTGATGCAAGTGATAAAGAAAAACTCATTGGAGCACAAATTTCTCTATTGGACACAAAGACAGGAACAGTTACCAATGCACAAGGACGATTTTATCTCCGAAGAGTAAAAACAGGGGACTATATCGTTATTGCGAAGTATGTTGGTTACAAGCCCCAAACTAAGAATGTTACCGTTACAGAAGATAAAAGTGTTACGGTGGATTTTGAATTGGTGCCTACTGCCGTTCAAGCATCTGAAGTCATTGTGACAGGGACTGGCGCAGCAACAGAAAAGAAAAAACTCTCTGCACCCGTACAAAGCATCAATGCCGAAAGGTTAAATAATATTACGGTACAATCTATTGATCAGTTACTCCAAGGTCAGGTGGCCGGTGTATCGGTTGGGTTTGCTTCAGGGCTCCCCGGTACAGGGTCAAGAATTCAATCGCGAGGTGTTAAGAGTGTTGCGGCAAATTCTACACCTGTGTTCTATGTGGATAATGTGCGTGTGGATGCGGGAGATAACTTCGGCGTAGGAACAGGCGGAACCGTTTCATCCTCATTAGCACAATTAATTACAGGTGAGGTTGACCGCGTAGAAGTTGCACTTGGTGGATCTGCGGCAACATTATATGGTACCCAAGCTGGAAACGGGGTAACTCAGATATTCACCAAAAAAGGAACTCCCGGAACCCCAACTTTGAAAATTGTCGGAACTTTAGGTGCAGACAATCCAGAAACCAAGTTTGTGCAAGAAGATGTTACAAGAAATCTCTTGTTTCAAACCGGATTTTTCCAGCAATATACGGCAAACCTTAATGGTGGAGCAGAAACTTTTACTTACAACTTTTCTGCAATGTCTCGAAATAGCACCGGTTTTATTGTTCGCAATCAAGCTCGTGATGAACTTTACAACCTTGCCTTTGCTGCAAGAGCCATCCTAAGCGATAAGCTCGAAGCGGAATTTTCCACTTCATTTATCAGAAACAGCTTTGACCGGTTTAACCAAGGTAATAACATTTTTGCACCGCTCGGTGCAATGGAAACAGGTTCGCAGTTCCGTTCGCGCAATCTGAATTCAAACGGAACTGATAACCCAGATAGTCTTTTAGCCATTTGGATGACGCCAGATTATGATGAAAATGTAAACCGTATCATTACCTCATTAACATTTAACTATAATCCTTACAATTGGTTTTCACATCGCTTAACAGTTGGTCTTGATTATAACAAAAGAGAGTCACGCTTTCTGACACCTATAGAAGCGAGTATAGCTTTTGGCTCGACAGTACTGGGAAGTATTGTTAGAAGCGACCGTGAATTTTTTCAACCAATTGTCAATTATTCGGGAAGTGTATCTCTTCCTGAATTAGATGAACTTTCCGCGTCAATAAATTTTGGTGGTGAGGCTTTTCGTCAAGAAGTACGTGTAATTACAGGGTCAGGTCAAAACCTTGCCGCAGGTACACAAACATTTAATCAAGCTGGAATTGTAACCGGATCCGAAGGAGTTGCTGCCCTGTTTTTCGGTGGCGGTTTTGCCGAATTGAGAGGAACACTATTGAAAAATATTTTTTTCGATGGCGGAATTCGATTAGATGTGAGTTCTGCTTTCGGAAAAGAGGTTTCAGTTATTCCGCTTTTTAGGGGAGGAGTTGCGACAGTTCTTTCAGATTTTCAATTTTATCCGGAAGATATTAAGCCCTACGTTCCTTATTTCAAATTACGAGCGGCTTTAGGTCAATCGGGAAATTTCCCCGCGCCATTTTTGAGAGATAGAACCTATGCAGCCCCTTCGTTTCTTGGTTCAGCTGCTATAACATTTGCAGGTGCTGGAAATCCAGATGTAAAGCCAGAAATTATTAATTCTTTAGAATTTGGTTTAGATCTTGGACTTTGGGAAGATCGGTTAGAATTCAATGCTACATATAGCACGACTTCGACAATCGATGGACTTTTTTCAGTACCCAACGATCCGGTAACCGGTTTTGGACTTATTCAAAGAAACATTGGAGAGGTGTTGAATAATGTATGGGAATTTTCGCTTTCGGGTAGCATTTATAAAGATTCTGATTTCGAGTTGAAAGGACGTCTAAATTTCACATTGGTTGAAAATAATATTCCTGACATCGGACAGATTGGAGGTCGCCCGATTCCTGAGTTTGCTGTTGGGGGATTTGCATTTTCAGGTCTCTTCATTGCAAATCAACGCTCTATTGGTGCAATTCGAGCCAATCGATTGGCGCAAGAAGCAGACGGAACTTACCGTGGAAGATTTATTGCAAATCAATTCAATGGGGCTCAATCCATTCCAACACGTTTTGGTTCTGTTGGGTTTGATGCAATTATCATGAAAGACCTTACTATTAGCGCATTGCTTGAATATTCGTGGGGTAATGCTTTGGTTAATACACAACAAGTGTTAAGAATTGCGAATGGATACCTCGATGCCCTTTCAACCGTTCCGGGTTTTGTGAGTTTGACACAAAACTCTGTGACTAATCCTTCAAGTTTCGCAAACTATGGTTCTTTCTTTGTCGAAGATGCACGATGGGTTAAACTTCGCGATATAACGATTCGATATAACGAACCATTCGGAATGAGTGGATTAAATTTAGCATTTGCTATACGTAATCCTTTTATCATTTCCACTTCAGCAACTGGAGTAGATCCTGAATTGAACTGGGCTCGAGCTGGCGGTGCTCTTGATCTAGGTGCAACTGGGGGCGCAAATCTTTCTGCTGCCCGTCAAATTCGATTTACAATTGGATATAATTTTTAA
- the pth gene encoding aminoacyl-tRNA hydrolase, giving the protein MKLICGLGNIGKEYVGTRHNVGFRVAESVAEKLGLGFKSGKGDYDFAKGVYESNEVLIIKPTTYMNLSGRAVRHAMAFYKISILDLLVICDDFAIPLGAIRLRGEGSDGGQNGLKNIIQELGRNDFTRLRFGIGNPEFKGSAADFVLSNFKPEELEVVEDTIAQCRDAALYFLTHGLNPTSTKFNRKSSPLEKKVFLPKEN; this is encoded by the coding sequence ATGAAATTGATCTGCGGGCTTGGAAACATTGGGAAAGAGTATGTAGGGACAAGGCATAATGTTGGATTTCGTGTTGCAGAGTCTGTCGCTGAGAAACTTGGGTTGGGCTTTAAATCTGGAAAAGGAGATTACGACTTCGCTAAGGGGGTTTATGAATCCAATGAAGTACTGATAATAAAGCCCACAACCTATATGAATCTTTCCGGCCGAGCAGTTCGCCACGCTATGGCCTTTTATAAAATCAGCATCCTCGATCTTCTAGTCATTTGTGATGATTTTGCGATTCCCTTAGGTGCAATTCGCCTTCGTGGCGAAGGTTCCGACGGGGGTCAAAACGGGTTGAAAAATATTATTCAAGAACTTGGGCGAAATGATTTCACAAGACTTCGTTTTGGGATTGGAAACCCGGAATTCAAAGGAAGTGCCGCAGACTTTGTTCTTTCAAACTTTAAACCTGAAGAACTTGAAGTTGTTGAAGACACAATCGCTCAGTGCCGAGACGCCGCATTGTATTTCCTCACCCACGGTTTGAATCCTACGAGTACAAAGTTCAATCGAAAAAGTTCCCCTTTAGAAAAAAAAGTTTTTTTGCCAAAAGAAAATTAA
- the purS gene encoding phosphoribosylformylglycinamidine synthase subunit PurS — protein sequence MSYLAKIQVTLRKSILDTQGKTVSQALSQLGYSSIGSVRIGKYIEVEIAETSASKAKEVAEEACKKLLSNPVMEDYHIDLIEIAAK from the coding sequence ATGTCATACTTAGCAAAAATTCAGGTTACTTTGAGAAAATCGATACTTGATACTCAGGGCAAAACCGTTTCACAAGCACTTTCTCAATTGGGATATTCAAGTATCGGTAGTGTTCGTATCGGGAAATACATTGAAGTGGAGATCGCTGAGACTAGTGCCTCTAAAGCAAAAGAAGTAGCCGAAGAAGCTTGTAAGAAATTGCTTTCCAATCCGGTAATGGAAGATTATCATATTGATTTAATCGAAATCGCAGCGAAGTGA
- the pssA gene encoding CDP-diacylglycerol--serine O-phosphatidyltransferase, translating to MPVPESEKKEPEINEKLEGGIVSSMRKWRPKRRFRMGRVTIPSISRVAVPSTFTVMNMVSGYISIVLAHDANLTLAGWFIILAAFFDTIDGMVARLANASSDFGVELDSLSDLVSFGAAPSFLVYQAGLHQIGILGVLLSSALMVGSGLRLARFNVQLVGFTKDYFTGLPTPSQAMTIATFVIWAYAESLFSEEVRDIILVMLTISLSLLMVSKIKYDTLPKPTLENLKDHPVKMFLFGCGFLAMLVFQAKGFFIAMIFFILFGVIRSLYYFFSEEITHHSVANSSKSE from the coding sequence ATGCCTGTGCCTGAGTCTGAAAAAAAAGAACCTGAAATAAATGAAAAGCTCGAAGGCGGAATTGTTTCAAGCATGAGGAAATGGCGTCCCAAGCGACGATTTCGAATGGGTCGTGTGACAATCCCAAGCATATCTCGCGTTGCAGTGCCCTCCACTTTTACAGTCATGAATATGGTGAGCGGCTATATTTCAATCGTTCTTGCTCATGACGCAAACCTAACTTTAGCCGGATGGTTTATAATCCTTGCAGCCTTTTTTGATACCATCGATGGAATGGTTGCCCGTCTTGCAAATGCCTCTTCAGATTTTGGTGTTGAATTAGATTCGCTGTCAGACTTAGTCTCTTTTGGCGCGGCACCGTCCTTTCTCGTTTATCAAGCGGGGTTACACCAAATTGGTATTTTGGGTGTCTTGTTAAGCTCAGCATTGATGGTTGGAAGCGGATTGCGATTAGCTCGCTTTAATGTTCAACTTGTTGGGTTTACAAAAGACTATTTCACTGGTTTACCCACGCCCTCTCAAGCAATGACAATTGCTACATTTGTGATTTGGGCTTACGCAGAATCTCTCTTTTCCGAGGAAGTTCGCGATATCATTCTTGTTATGCTTACAATTTCCTTATCACTTTTAATGGTGAGTAAAATCAAGTATGATACCCTTCCCAAGCCGACCCTTGAAAATTTAAAGGATCATCCGGTGAAGATGTTTTTGTTTGGATGTGGGTTTTTGGCGATGCTTGTCTTTCAAGCAAAAGGATTTTTTATAGCAATGATATTCTTCATTCTCTTCGGTGTAATCCGTTCGCTTTATTACTTTTTTAGCGAAGAAATCACTCACCATTCTGTTGCGAACTCATCAAAATCTGAGTAA
- a CDS encoding DUF6733 family protein — protein MNPLSRSLKCVVPFLLGCLFFVYESPKLFASQVSRDSTTALPKQEKKTVNARASVGFDQFWGSWISGNVAKNLDSTGWIKSYELYLQGWQNPALGNGLGSDPWVEFGTSVTFHPVEEVWFIKPSFGITAGRFLVSSSFGNFAESFTISLQNELKIFGVNLFARPKYYFVLFNRGKPSNDLFLLCGGIGYDFSTIVIAELRGEWLGAARSTTQNNTTYYQRVGFALRYDDRKLFAMEFEGGFDFAEQFSNGNYYRWMISLGF, from the coding sequence ATGAATCCGCTTTCCCGAAGCTTAAAATGTGTCGTGCCATTTTTACTTGGATGCCTGTTTTTTGTTTACGAATCTCCAAAGCTTTTCGCGAGTCAAGTTTCTCGCGATAGCACAACGGCACTGCCAAAACAGGAAAAAAAAACTGTAAACGCGAGGGCATCAGTCGGTTTCGATCAATTTTGGGGAAGCTGGATTTCTGGAAATGTGGCTAAAAATTTGGATTCAACAGGTTGGATAAAATCCTATGAGCTTTACTTACAAGGGTGGCAAAACCCTGCCTTAGGAAATGGTTTGGGAAGTGACCCTTGGGTTGAATTCGGTACTTCTGTTACTTTTCATCCAGTTGAAGAAGTCTGGTTCATTAAACCCTCATTTGGGATAACTGCCGGGCGTTTTTTGGTCTCCTCTTCATTTGGAAACTTTGCCGAATCGTTCACAATCAGCCTTCAGAATGAATTAAAAATTTTCGGAGTAAACCTTTTTGCAAGGCCAAAGTATTACTTCGTATTATTTAATCGGGGTAAACCCTCAAACGACTTGTTTCTTTTGTGTGGCGGTATTGGATATGATTTTTCAACAATTGTCATTGCTGAGCTTCGCGGAGAGTGGCTTGGTGCTGCAAGGTCAACAACTCAAAACAACACCACTTACTACCAAAGAGTAGGATTCGCATTAAGATATGACGATCGAAAACTTTTTGCGATGGAATTTGAAGGAGGTTTTGATTTTGCTGAGCAATTCTCAAATGGAAATTATTATCGGTGGATGATATCATTAGGATTTTGA